GGGCTTCGGCAGCCTCACCGGCCAGTTCCATGGAGGCACGGACGGCAACAACCCGCTGATCCTTCTGCACCTCGTCGGACAGTTGGTCCAGAAGCTGGGTCGCCGCATCCGGCTGCCCTTCGTTGATATAAAGCTGCGCCAGACCGACAGCGGCTTCCACACAGGTCTGATCATGGTTCAGGATCTGGGTATAAATTGAGGCCGCAGCCTGCAGATCACCAGCCTCTTCAGCCTGCTGCGCCTGTTCCAGGGCCTGTTCGATCGGATCGGGGCCCGCCTCGCCGCCGGACATGGTGATCAGCTTTTCAGCAAAGCTTTTGATCTGGCTTTCCGGCACCGCGCCCATGAAACCGTCGACAGGGCGGCCACCGACGAAACCGAAAACGGCCGGGATCGACTGCACGCGCAACTGCTGGGCGATCATCGGGTTTTCATCGATGTTGATCTTGACCATACGGATCGCGCCGTTTGCCGCCTTGACCACCTTTTCGAGCATCGGGCTCAACTGTTTGCACGGGCCGCACCAGGGCGCCGAGAAATAGGCGATTACCGGCGTGGACTGGCTGGCTTCCATCACGTCCTTGCCGAATTCGGCATCGGTGGTGTCCATAATAAGATTGGCGGTATTTGCGCCGATCATCGTATCCATTGTCTG
The Aestuariispira ectoiniformans genome window above contains:
- a CDS encoding thioredoxin family protein yields the protein MDTMIGANTANLIMDTTDAEFGKDVMEASQSTPVIAYFSAPWCGPCKQLSPMLEKVVKAANGAIRMVKINIDENPMIAQQLRVQSIPAVFGFVGGRPVDGFMGAVPESQIKSFAEKLITMSGGEAGPDPIEQALEQAQQAEEAGDLQAAASIYTQILNHDQTCVEAAVGLAQLYINEGQPDAATQLLDQLSDEVQKDQRVVAVRASMELAGEAAEAQGKLPALQAAIAADPDDFQARIDLAVALFAGAQAEEAMDHLFHVIAKDREWNEDAARMQLLKFFEALGPTDPVTLKGRRRLSSILFS